From the Streptococcus sanguinis genome, the window CCTTTTCAAACATTTGGTTCAGCTCCTCATGACTAGCTTCAAACGGAGCCATAGTCATCAATCCCACAATTTGAACATTGTCTAATTTTTCAAGTTCAGGCAGGACAACTTCAAGTTCTTCAATCAAAAAGCCATGCTTGCTCTCTTCTTTAGAAATATTCACCTGCAGAAAACATTTAATCACATGTTCAGCCCGTTTGTCAATCTCCTTGGCCAATTTCACAGAATCTAAAGCATGAAAGTAATCAACATAGTTAATCACATCCTTGACTTTTCTCCTCTGCAAACTGCCGATCAGGTGCCAGGTCAGATTCTCATCTTTCAGAGCATGGTATTTATCTAGAAATTTATCTACCCGATTTTCTCCGATATGCTGAATACCTGTACGAACAAGCTCCTGAGTTGTTTCGCAGTCAATATATTTGGTAACTGCAATGATATTTACTGAATCTTTCAAACGCTGGGCTTGCTCCGCCGCTTGAGCGACGGATTGAAAGACCAACTCTTTATTATTCTGCAAATTCATGATTTAGATTAACGATTTCTGAAGAATGGAGGTGTTTCCAATTCATCATCATCTTCATTAGTTTCTGCATAGCGTTCCACGCGGGCTGACGAACTTGGTTCAGCCTGACGAACAATCGCTTCGCGACGAAGATCCCAATCACCAAAGGCTGAACCTTTAGGCGCGTCCGTTCTTTGACGCGTTGGAGCAGGAATATCAACCGTTTCGGTCATATCAAAGTTTCGTTCAAACTGTCCTGAGCGAACTTCGCGATTTGGCTCAACTTGCTGCGGACGGCTTGGACTAGTAGGTTGTGGTGTCTGGCGAATACCGCTGACCTTTTCAACCTTGTCCTGACGAACACCAGTAGCTACAACAGTCACGCGGATTTCATCCTTCATAGACTCGTCAATAGCAGTACCGAGCCAGATGTTCACACCATGACCTGCTGCTTGGTTGACAATTTCTGAAGCTTCTTCTGCTTCAATCAAGGTCATATCTAGGCCACCAGTAACGTTGACAATTACGTCCTCTGCACCATCAATGGTTGTTTCCAAAAGAGGTGAGTAGATAGCTTTACGAGCAGCTTCGATGACACGTTCTTCACCGCTACCAACACCAATTCCCATCAAAGCATTACCCTTGTCTGCCATAACTGTTTTCACGTCGGCAAAGTCAAGGTTAATCAGTCCTGGGCTGGTAATTAAGTCAGTAATCCCTTGAACACCTTGGCGAAGAACATTATCTGCTTCACTGAGTGCTTCAAGGAGCGGAGTCTTCTTGTCTACAATTTCAAGCAGGTTGTTATTTGAGATAATCAAGAGTGTGTCTACATGCTCGCGAAGTTCGTTGATTCCTTCTACTGCAAAGGTTCCACGCTTGCTTCCTTCAAAACCGAAAGGACGTGTAACTACCGCAACAGTCAGAGCACCAACATTTTTTGCGATACGAGCAATTACTGGAGCAGCACCTGTCCCAGATCCACCACCCATACCAGCAGTGATGAAGACCATATCTGCTCCTTGCAGAGCTTCAGTCAGGACTTCTTCGCTTTCTTCAGCAGCCTTGCGGCCAACTTCAGGCTGACCTCCGGCACCAAGTCCGCGAGTCAGCTTAGGACCGAGCTGAATAACTGTTTCAGCTTTAGCACTGCTAAGAGCTTGAACATCTGTATTTGCTGCGATGAATTCAACACCAGCAACACCTTCATCAATCATTCGGTTGATGGCGTTACCGCCACCTCCACCGACACCAATAACTTTAATTACTGCGCCTTGTGCAGCAGCAGCGTCAAATGAAAATGTCATATTCTCTGTATTCTCCTTAATCAAACATTTTGCCAATTAGGTTGCGCATCCGATCTGTAATACCTGTTTTGGGTTCTTGGTTTGGCACATCGGCACTGGCAACTGGAACTTCTTGGACCGGCTCCTCAGGAATCTCATCAGCTGGTTGAGGTTCAAAGCGTGGTACTGACTGAGCAGGACGCTCAAAGGATACAGGTCGATGGCGCAGTTGCTCATCACCATGAACAGCAACCTGAGCCAGCATATCCACATCTGTTAAGTTTCCAGCATACTCTGACAGGCTTATAACATGTGCGAAAGCAGGATTGCGAATGCCAATTTGATTTGGCACATAAAGCTTGACATTTACGCCAAATACTTCCTGAGCCAACTCAACCACTCCTGGAAGAATTGCTGCTCCGCCAATAATCACAATGCCACCTGGCAACTCAAGGAGATGCCTTCTATCCAAATCGCGTTTGATTTGCTCAAAAATGTGTTGGATACGAGCAGAAATAATTTCAGCCAGATACTTTTCAGTTACTTCAACCGGCTCAATCTCTCCAATCACTTCTACTTGGAAAGATTCTGTCCCAGCTTCAGGAACATAAGCAGAACCATAGTTAAACTTGAGACTTTCAGCTAACTTTTGCGAAGTCTTCAAAACCTTGGAGATGTCCTTGGTTACGTAGTCGCCGCCTTCTTGGTATATATTCGTATACTGAAGCTCTTGACCTTTAACAGAAGCCACTGTAGTTTGGCCACCGCCCATATCAATAACAGTTGCACCAAACTCACGTTCCCCTTCGTTCAAGATTGACTTAGTCATTGCCAATGGGGAGATAATTACGTTCTCAAGCTGAACTCCCGCGCGCTCCACTGTCTTGCGGAGGTTGTGGAGAATAGTCCGTGGTCCAGTGTAGAGAAGACCACGCATTTCTAAGCGAATCCCCATCATACCACGTGGGTCACGAATCCCTTGGAAACCATCCACTACAAACTCTTCTGGGATGAAAGTAATCACTTCGCGATCAGGAGTCATACTCTTCGTCAGAGCAGATCTAACAACATTCTCTACATCTGTATCTGTGATTTCCTTAGAATCACTAGTCACAGGAATCATACCCTGAGTAGGCTCAATCTGTAAGAGATTAGCCGGAAGTCCGACGTTAACTAAACCAATTGAAATGCCTGCCTTTTCTTCTGCTTGAGAAATAGCTGTCTTAATGGCAGCAGCAGCAGCCTCAATATCAACAATAATTCCATCTTTAACGCCAGCACTTTTGGCGTTGCTGACTCCAATAACATTCATTTCATCGTTGATGTGCTCTGCCACCAACACTTTAATTGAGCTAGTTCCTATATCTAATCCAGTAAAAAAGCCGTCTCTAGCCATTACACCAGTCCTCTCTATCTTCCATGTTTCCGGTCTATACTAATAACGCTAAAAATTAGAGTTACCCAAGCTTTATTATAACATAAAGAAAATGAAAATGCGCAGTTTTTCTACATATAATTTAGCGATTTTCGGTATTTCCCGGGTTTTCTGTTGAATTTTGTGGCTCTGCAGATTCTTGTTCTTGACTTTCTGTCACCTGCTCAGCCGCTTGTTCTGTTGGCTGTCCCGTCGATTCCTCTTCTGCTTTCTGCTTTTCTTCATCAGAAGAAGACGACTCGTTTTGAGCTCCTTCAACATAACTAAAAATCCCTGCTTCCATATCTACAACACTAGGTACTTCCTCTTCCAACTGTGATTGGATTCCCTTGTAATATGGCAGTTTTTTGGCAATATGTGAAATTGGTACCAAAATTTTATTGCCATCATGCATGGTCAGCGTAACCAAGTCCGGTGTCACCTTGCTCGGGGTCAGCTGAACTGTCTTAATATTTTTCTTAACCGAAGCCGGTACCTTTTCAATTTGAAGGGCAAATTCCTTAATCAATTTTTTATCTGAAAACTCTATCGAAATATGGGTTTCTGGCAAAGAATCTGCAGCAGTCGGGTCCGAAATAATCTCCCCATTTGTCAGAATAGGATAATACTGGCCACCCTCATGCAGATAGGCCAGAACTCCGTACTCCTTGACCTTTACCTGAAAAGTAATCGGAAACTGATAAGCCATCTCCAGATTGTTAATCCAAGGACTAGACGCTTTCATATTGCGGATATGATTGCCGCCATTGATAAAGGTTGTTAAAGTATAGTCCTTCTCATCAATCTTACTGCTTTTGAGCAAATCTTCCTGACTGACCATTTGATTCCCTGAAAATTTGATTGTCTTCATAGTCGCTAGTGGTGTCAAAAAATAAACTGACAGGAGAAAAATCAAGCCACTGCCTAGCAAAACTGGCAGTGCTCGATAAATATGAACCCTTGAGATATGCACCTTAGCAGCTTCTTTTTCTGCCTTTTTCTGAAGTTTCTCCAGTTTTTTGCGCTCTTTCTCGCTCAATTCGGTCTCTAGCTCAGGTTTAGATGAGTCATCTTCCAAATATTCTATTTCTTCCTCTTCATAAAATGAGTCATCTTCTTCCGTCTCTTCAGCTATTTCTCCGCCTTCGATTGAGTCCTCAGCTTCCTTTGCTTCCTCTTCTTCTAGCT encodes:
- a CDS encoding YggS family pyridoxal phosphate-dependent enzyme, encoding MNLQNNKELVFQSVAQAAEQAQRLKDSVNIIAVTKYIDCETTQELVRTGIQHIGENRVDKFLDKYHALKDENLTWHLIGSLQRRKVKDVINYVDYFHALDSVKLAKEIDKRAEHVIKCFLQVNISKEESKHGFLIEELEVVLPELEKLDNVQIVGLMTMAPFEASHEELNQMFEKAHQLQKELKKKQLNNMPFSELSMGMSRDYPEAIAHGSTYVRIGTAFFK
- the ftsZ gene encoding cell division protein FtsZ, with translation MTFSFDAAAAQGAVIKVIGVGGGGGNAINRMIDEGVAGVEFIAANTDVQALSSAKAETVIQLGPKLTRGLGAGGQPEVGRKAAEESEEVLTEALQGADMVFITAGMGGGSGTGAAPVIARIAKNVGALTVAVVTRPFGFEGSKRGTFAVEGINELREHVDTLLIISNNNLLEIVDKKTPLLEALSEADNVLRQGVQGITDLITSPGLINLDFADVKTVMADKGNALMGIGVGSGEERVIEAARKAIYSPLLETTIDGAEDVIVNVTGGLDMTLIEAEEASEIVNQAAGHGVNIWLGTAIDESMKDEIRVTVVATGVRQDKVEKVSGIRQTPQPTSPSRPQQVEPNREVRSGQFERNFDMTETVDIPAPTRQRTDAPKGSAFGDWDLRREAIVRQAEPSSSARVERYAETNEDDDELETPPFFRNR
- the ftsA gene encoding cell division protein FtsA is translated as MARDGFFTGLDIGTSSIKVLVAEHINDEMNVIGVSNAKSAGVKDGIIVDIEAAAAAIKTAISQAEEKAGISIGLVNVGLPANLLQIEPTQGMIPVTSDSKEITDTDVENVVRSALTKSMTPDREVITFIPEEFVVDGFQGIRDPRGMMGIRLEMRGLLYTGPRTILHNLRKTVERAGVQLENVIISPLAMTKSILNEGEREFGATVIDMGGGQTTVASVKGQELQYTNIYQEGGDYVTKDISKVLKTSQKLAESLKFNYGSAYVPEAGTESFQVEVIGEIEPVEVTEKYLAEIISARIQHIFEQIKRDLDRRHLLELPGGIVIIGGAAILPGVVELAQEVFGVNVKLYVPNQIGIRNPAFAHVISLSEYAGNLTDVDMLAQVAVHGDEQLRHRPVSFERPAQSVPRFEPQPADEIPEEPVQEVPVASADVPNQEPKTGITDRMRNLIGKMFD
- a CDS encoding cell division protein FtsQ/DivIB, whose amino-acid sequence is MSKKNNDEPKEEVSEHLSEWQKRNKEYLEKKAQEEAGKQKELEEEEAKEAEDSIEGGEIAEETEEDDSFYEEEEIEYLEDDSSKPELETELSEKERKKLEKLQKKAEKEAAKVHISRVHIYRALPVLLGSGLIFLLSVYFLTPLATMKTIKFSGNQMVSQEDLLKSSKIDEKDYTLTTFINGGNHIRNMKASSPWINNLEMAYQFPITFQVKVKEYGVLAYLHEGGQYYPILTNGEIISDPTAADSLPETHISIEFSDKKLIKEFALQIEKVPASVKKNIKTVQLTPSKVTPDLVTLTMHDGNKILVPISHIAKKLPYYKGIQSQLEEEVPSVVDMEAGIFSYVEGAQNESSSSDEEKQKAEEESTGQPTEQAAEQVTESQEQESAEPQNSTENPGNTENR